In Deltaproteobacteria bacterium, the DNA window GGTACGCTTGGCGGAGATGCCATAGGTGGTGAGCAGGGCTTCGATGGCTTCGAGCAGTCTAGGAAGCACGTCCTCGGGTTTGGCCTTCGGCTTCATCCCCGGCCAGGAGGCGTATAGGAGGGAGAATGTGCCCGTTGCGCCTTCGATGTGTTCCTCGCTTCTGTCTGGATTCCTCTTCACTCTCCGACCCGGTACCACTTCGTAGTAGATGGGCTGGGTGCCGGCTCGGCAGGCCCGGCTGTGGGGGTTGATGACCTCAAAGCCGATCCGGTCGAACCAGGTGGGATAGAAGACCAGCGTGCCTTGGTGGAAATTCTTCTCTTCGCCCTTTTCGTTGCCGAAAAGATGTAATTCCCAGGCTCGCGCTTGCTTTCGTTTTTCCTCATCCTCTTCTTTTTCCGGCCCTATCAATCTCATGTGCATTTGAAAGGCCAAGCGCAGCATGCCCTTCCAGGAGGAAGCTGCCATGAAGGGCACGCCGAAGACCCGGTCCTTGCGAACGGGGTTGTCAATCACATGGAAAACCCGGTCGTCTTTGGAATACCATGGGGTGAGGAGTTCAAACTCCACCTCCAGGCCGAGCCAATGGGGGGAAGAGAGGGAAGAAAAATCTGGAACAGTATGTTGAATTGCTTGCGGTATCTGAAAATTTTTTGCTTCCCTTATGTAGCGCTTTCTGGCACCCTCCCTGTTCCCTGTAAAAAAGCGCACAGAGACCTCATCCACGAAGCCGCCTGCGAGCCCTTCCGGAAGCGTAGAGGACTCATGTAGATTTTGATTTTCAGCAATATAAACAAAATAATTCCACGTCATGCGCCTCCCTCCTGTTGGAACAGTCGTTCCAGGATTTGCTCACCTTTTAGAAATTCTCTCTCTGGGTCGCCGCTCTGCCACACTAGATCTGATTGCCTTTTATTTCCGTTACCATCTCTCAGAACCTGTATCTTTTCCAAAATTCGCGAAAATTCTTCATCACGCCGTGCAAATCCGAAGGTTCGGCGGGCTTCTTCAGGCTCCTTGAAACTGAAAACCTTCTTGCTCTCGGGACCTCGTCGCTGATTAGGCCGTCTTCCGGCAAGCCAAGAATCGTCTCGAGAAGATCGGCTCTTAGGCTCTGGACGGCCGATAACAAAGTTAAAAGAACTGGTGTTTGGATCTTTTCTTTCCAAATACCGTCCCTTCACGCACCAGAAGTTTTGAAGGGATGCCCAGGCAAAGGCGCTGTCATCAACATTTTTACGCCATTGAGGATTGCCCACATATACCTTAAGGTCAGCGAGACTTTTTTTGTAGCGCCAGCCATCTTGGGATGATATGTATTGGATCAGCCCTAAGTCCTGATGGTGCCGTTTCCCTGCCCATACTTCCTTTTGTTGAGACTGATTGCCTCGCAAGATTTGAACGATTGTAGGCGCGCCATGAGGCAAAGAAGCGCATACTTTTCTAAGTCCCTCAACATTCCTTACATCCTCGCCATTGACGCTTTTAATAATGTCTCCCTGCTGCAACGGTAGCCCTCTTCTCCTTCGTCTAACCGTCACTCCATGGTCTGTTCTGTCCTCCAGGTCTAATTCACCCAAATCGGCAATACCCCACTCCTCCGACGGCTTGAAGACGGTCCTCCCACCGAGGGCGCCGTACTCGGCGATCAAGCGCAGGGTGGCATCCAGCAGGCACCATTCCTCGTCCCGAACCGGGCGCAGGGGGATGAAGCACAAAATAAATGTCTGGTTGGCATCTATCTGGTCCTGAATGACCTGACGCTGGTCGTCCAAAACCATCAACCGGAACTTGCGCGTCCACCCAGTGCAGCCGAAGAGTTCGCACACGACGCAGTGGTGGCCTGGGTCTGTGGGCTTTTTTCGTGAATCCTGTGGACAGCGGACTTCTTTGGCGGTCGGATCGCAGGCCTTGCCGCCCAGACCCCGCACCAGCACCTCGTACCACCAGCGCAGCGAACCGATGAGACCGGTCTCGTGCAGGCGGTCGCACGTTTGGCTCGCCCCGCCGGTCCAGAGCGGAGTCAATGTCCTTATTCTTATGTCCATAAGGTCAATTCTCCTTTTGGGTTCCCGTGGACGTTTTCTTGGCCCCACCAC includes these proteins:
- the cmr1 gene encoding type III-B CRISPR module RAMP protein Cmr1, yielding MDIRIRTLTPLWTGGASQTCDRLHETGLIGSLRWWYEVLVRGLGGKACDPTAKEVRCPQDSRKKPTDPGHHCVVCELFGCTGWTRKFRLMVLDDQRQVIQDQIDANQTFILCFIPLRPVRDEEWCLLDATLRLIAEYGALGGRTVFKPSEEWGIADLGELDLEDRTDHGVTVRRRRRGLPLQQGDIIKSVNGEDVRNVEGLRKVCASLPHGAPTIVQILRGNQSQQKEVWAGKRHHQDLGLIQYISSQDGWRYKKSLADLKVYVGNPQWRKNVDDSAFAWASLQNFWCVKGRYLERKDPNTSSFNFVIGRPEPKSRSSRDDSWLAGRRPNQRRGPESKKVFSFKEPEEARRTFGFARRDEEFSRILEKIQVLRDGNGNKRQSDLVWQSGDPEREFLKGEQILERLFQQEGGA